The Streptomyces sp. HSG2 genome has a segment encoding these proteins:
- a CDS encoding anthranilate synthase family protein, which yields MTATEDGSGTDDLLALILSPEPPPFALLHRPESNGPDVVEVMVGDVSTPGTLADIPRPAPETPNGTPRHEVLALVPFRQIAERGYACAADDADLVALTVTGQATLDAGTVMAAIPDGPLHTTGGHFDTSDEAYAETVRRVVADEIGTGAGANFVIKRTFVLDITDYTPHSAAILFKRLLRRETGAYWTFLVHTGGRTLVGATPERHISVRGGTAVMNPISGTYRYPPSGPALPGVMDFLADRKEADELYMVVDEELKMMGRVCEQGGRVLGPYLKEMARLAHTEYIIEGRTDADPREILRETLFAPTVTGSPLESACQVIRRYEERGRGYYSGVLAVIGRDGEGGPTLDSSILIRTADIDAEGRVRIGVGATLVRHSDPLSEVAETRAKAAGLIAALEEVGPTGFATHPDVLGALGRRNETISGFWLGQDTTRPAERHHLDGLKVLVVDAEDTFTSMIAHQLRSLGMRVTVSRYDTAYRLTGHDLVVMGPGPGDPRDGAHPKIAHLGNAVRRLLADRTPFLAICLSHQVLSRELGLVLARRIVPNQGVQRDIDLFGRRERVGFYNAFAARSPEARIRVAGVGPVEIARDPENEEVHALRGGHFASLQFHPESVLTQNGVPILADMVSNLLRPTSGRAPEHESRTPHLTYSPTT from the coding sequence ATGACCGCCACAGAGGACGGCTCCGGGACCGACGACCTGCTCGCGCTGATCCTGAGCCCCGAACCTCCCCCCTTCGCCCTGCTGCACCGACCGGAGTCGAACGGACCGGACGTCGTGGAGGTGATGGTCGGCGACGTCTCCACCCCCGGCACCCTCGCGGACATCCCCCGCCCCGCCCCCGAAACCCCGAACGGCACCCCCCGACACGAGGTCCTCGCCCTCGTGCCCTTCCGACAGATCGCCGAGCGGGGCTACGCCTGCGCCGCCGACGACGCCGACCTGGTCGCCCTGACCGTGACCGGACAGGCCACCCTCGACGCCGGAACCGTCATGGCGGCGATCCCCGACGGCCCCCTCCACACCACCGGCGGTCACTTCGACACCTCCGACGAGGCCTACGCCGAGACGGTGCGCCGCGTCGTCGCCGACGAGATCGGCACCGGCGCGGGCGCCAACTTCGTCATCAAACGTACCTTCGTCCTGGACATCACCGACTACACCCCGCACAGCGCCGCGATCCTCTTCAAGCGGCTCCTCCGAAGGGAGACAGGGGCCTACTGGACCTTCCTGGTCCACACCGGCGGGCGCACCCTGGTAGGAGCCACACCCGAGCGCCACATCAGCGTGCGAGGCGGCACCGCGGTGATGAACCCGATCAGCGGAACCTACCGATACCCCCCCTCGGGCCCGGCGCTCCCCGGGGTGATGGACTTCCTCGCCGACCGCAAGGAGGCCGACGAGCTGTACATGGTGGTGGACGAAGAGCTCAAGATGATGGGACGCGTCTGCGAACAGGGCGGTCGAGTGCTGGGACCGTACCTGAAGGAGATGGCCCGCCTCGCACACACCGAGTACATCATCGAGGGCCGTACCGACGCGGACCCCCGTGAGATCCTGCGCGAGACCCTGTTCGCCCCGACCGTCACCGGGTCCCCGCTGGAGAGCGCGTGCCAGGTCATCCGGCGGTACGAGGAGCGGGGGCGTGGCTACTACAGCGGAGTGCTGGCAGTGATCGGACGGGACGGCGAGGGCGGGCCGACCCTCGACTCCTCCATCCTGATCCGTACCGCCGACATCGACGCCGAGGGCCGGGTCCGGATCGGTGTCGGCGCGACCCTGGTACGACACTCCGACCCCTTGTCGGAGGTGGCGGAGACCCGCGCCAAGGCGGCCGGTCTGATCGCGGCGCTGGAGGAGGTCGGGCCGACGGGATTCGCCACGCACCCCGACGTGCTCGGCGCCCTGGGACGGCGCAACGAGACGATCTCGGGGTTCTGGCTGGGCCAGGACACGACCCGACCCGCGGAACGCCACCACCTCGACGGCCTGAAGGTCCTGGTGGTGGACGCCGAGGACACCTTCACCTCCATGATCGCTCACCAACTTCGCTCTCTGGGCATGCGCGTGACGGTCAGTCGGTACGACACCGCCTACCGGCTCACCGGCCACGATCTCGTCGTGATGGGACCCGGCCCCGGTGACCCGCGCGACGGCGCCCATCCCAAGATCGCCCACCTGGGCAACGCCGTGCGGCGGCTCCTCGCGGACCGGACGCCCTTCCTCGCGATCTGTCTCAGCCACCAGGTGCTCAGCCGCGAACTCGGTCTCGTCCTGGCCCGCAGGATCGTCCCGAACCAGGGCGTGCAACGCGACATCGACCTGTTCGGCAGGCGTGAACGCGTCGGCTTCTACAACGCGTTCGCCGCCCGCAGCCCCGAGGCGCGCATCCGGGTCGCGGGCGTCGGCCCCGTCGAGATCGCCCGCGACCCCGAGAACGAGGAGGTGCACGCCCTTCGCGGCGGGCACTTCGCCTCGCTGCAGTTCCACCCGGAGTCGGTGCTCACCCAGAACGGCGTGCCCATCCTCGCCGACATGGTCTCGAACCTGCTCCGCCCGACCTCTGGCAGGGCGCCGGAACACGAATCGAGAACCCCGCACCTGACGTACTCCCCGACCACCTGA
- a CDS encoding ketoacyl-ACP synthase III gives MISTGAARTGRPPAGTAILGTGSCLPSYVVDNAEVGAPAGVDDAWIRAKTGIRRRRKAKPDQATSDLAVGAARAALESAGVGPRELSLVVVATSTPDSPQPPTASVVADGLGVAPGTAAFDLNAVCSGFPFALSTAERILRASDSRYALVVGADVYSRILDPTDRRTAVLFGDGAGAVVLGPARPGRGLLAGRLAGFPADRDLIEVPGGGSRHPVTARNLAAGRQYFTMNGRGVRDFVASHVVPAIADFVGDCGYRPQDVSHFVPHQANGRMLDEMSAALGLPEGRTRTSYRDLGNTGAASVPVTLDLAAGAGELADGDLVLLAAFGGGMAMGLSLLAWQDPRTTRTS, from the coding sequence ATGATCAGCACGGGCGCGGCGAGGACGGGAAGGCCGCCCGCCGGAACGGCGATCCTGGGGACAGGATCGTGCCTTCCGTCGTACGTCGTGGACAATGCCGAGGTCGGAGCCCCGGCAGGGGTCGACGACGCCTGGATCCGCGCCAAGACGGGAATCCGCCGGCGCCGCAAGGCCAAGCCGGACCAGGCCACCTCGGACCTGGCGGTGGGCGCGGCGCGGGCGGCCCTCGAATCCGCGGGCGTCGGCCCCCGGGAGCTGTCGCTCGTCGTCGTCGCGACCTCGACCCCGGACTCCCCGCAGCCCCCGACCGCCAGTGTCGTCGCGGACGGACTCGGCGTCGCCCCGGGCACGGCCGCCTTCGACCTCAACGCCGTCTGCAGCGGGTTCCCGTTCGCCCTGAGCACCGCCGAGCGAATCCTGCGAGCCTCCGACTCCCGGTACGCCCTCGTGGTCGGCGCCGACGTCTACTCGCGCATCCTCGACCCCACCGACCGGCGCACCGCCGTCCTCTTCGGGGACGGAGCCGGGGCGGTGGTCCTCGGCCCCGCGCGCCCGGGACGGGGCCTCCTGGCGGGTCGACTGGCGGGTTTCCCCGCCGACCGCGATCTGATCGAGGTACCCGGCGGCGGCAGCCGCCACCCGGTGACCGCCCGGAACCTCGCCGCCGGGCGCCAGTACTTCACCATGAACGGCCGGGGTGTACGGGACTTCGTCGCATCCCATGTCGTGCCGGCCATCGCCGACTTCGTCGGGGACTGCGGGTACCGGCCGCAGGACGTGTCGCACTTCGTGCCGCATCAGGCCAACGGCCGGATGCTCGACGAGATGTCGGCCGCCCTCGGCCTGCCCGAGGGGCGCACCCGTACCAGCTACCGGGATCTCGGGAACACCGGAGCGGCCTCGGTTCCCGTGACCCTGGACCTCGCCGCCGGCGCCGGCGAGTTGGCCGATGGCGACCTCGTCCTGCTCGCCGCCTTCGGCGGCGGCATGGCGATGGGACTCTCCCTGCTCGCCTGGCAGGACCCGCGCACGACGCGGACTTCGTGA
- a CDS encoding arylamine N-acetyltransferase — MRDDLVEEYLRRIGAERPADTDLAGLRYLMERHVLTVPFENLDYHLDREIFMDERVLEKIVRGRRGGGCYELNPAFSYLLTALGYRVEILPGRVHRPDGLGPFLGHLALRVWVDAEPWLVDVGFGRNSRHPLSLASRAPQEDPHGVYRFGDAADGTVDLHLNGKPLYQVDERPVRVADFAPTLWWYRTSPESSFLQGLFCSVRTPDGLVTLKGNTQMSLVAGEERSKRTLADDAESLAAYEEHFGIRLDRLPRDPGLGVTAGVRTE; from the coding sequence ATGCGCGACGACCTCGTCGAGGAGTACCTGCGCCGGATAGGCGCCGAACGGCCCGCCGACACCGACCTCGCCGGCTTGCGCTACCTGATGGAACGTCATGTCCTGACGGTGCCCTTCGAGAACCTGGACTACCACCTGGACCGGGAGATCTTCATGGACGAGAGGGTCCTGGAGAAGATCGTCCGGGGAAGGCGAGGAGGCGGCTGCTACGAACTCAACCCGGCCTTCTCGTACCTGTTGACGGCACTCGGCTACCGTGTCGAGATCCTGCCCGGCCGGGTACACCGACCCGACGGCCTCGGCCCGTTCCTCGGCCACTTGGCGCTCCGCGTGTGGGTGGACGCGGAGCCCTGGCTGGTGGACGTCGGATTCGGCAGGAACAGCAGGCACCCCCTGAGCCTCGCTTCTCGCGCCCCGCAGGAGGACCCCCACGGGGTCTACCGATTCGGCGACGCGGCCGACGGCACCGTCGATCTCCACCTGAACGGCAAGCCCCTCTACCAGGTGGACGAGCGGCCCGTGCGCGTCGCGGACTTCGCTCCCACCCTGTGGTGGTATCGCACCTCCCCCGAGTCCTCCTTCCTCCAGGGCCTCTTCTGCTCCGTGCGCACTCCGGACGGCCTGGTGACCCTGAAGGGAAACACGCAGATGAGCCTGGTCGCCGGCGAGGAGCGGAGCAAGCGGACACTGGCCGACGACGCCGAGTCCCTCGCGGCGTACGAGGAGCACTTCGGCATCCGCCTCGACCGGCTTCCCCGGGATCCCGGACTCGGCGTGACCGCCGGCGTGCGGACGGAGTGA
- a CDS encoding FAD-dependent monooxygenase, which yields MAALENAERADFDVLVVGAGPSGLLTAVELMRRGVRVRIIDRDAEPSTTPKALSVWPRALDILQDAGLGDSVHRESVRIGRLSYFSERRPLASFALTRDTACRVLPQHETERLLTRRLHELGGKIERSTRLLALEGVDFSDALADGGVVTAVVEGADGVVRRIDAPFVVGADGAGSAVRGQLGIGFEGSTYGMAFALVDARVEGDLPTDECLFYQSSGGALVVVPMPDGVHRFLSVMPRGKEEVTLDLMRDIVDERGPRGVHLTEAVWQAVFRVHARHATRFRTGRVFLVGDAGHVHSPAGGQGMNNGLQDAQNLGWKLAAVIRGESPPSLLESYGRERSEATRQIVRDTDLQTRAWVADSPIKVRARDAAFRLFERTGVVTRFYTPVMAGRRLAYPPTRESQRPSGISRCGLRDRIPGGLKPGAVFPRRTALAHAVSGPKADPHAWTLVVVPPDAAWSREIGHIARRYGTLLRTVVLPRRELRSEGACSRPGYHLVRPDGHLAAHGHQGDLVRLEQELEGSLCRRPTHRDARATTTATMPGTDLTLNADVPPDESPPPVVSAR from the coding sequence GTGGCAGCCCTCGAAAACGCGGAGCGGGCCGACTTCGACGTCCTCGTCGTCGGCGCCGGCCCCTCCGGGCTGCTGACGGCCGTCGAGCTCATGCGCCGCGGAGTCCGGGTGAGGATCATCGACCGCGACGCCGAGCCCTCCACGACCCCGAAGGCGCTCTCGGTCTGGCCCCGCGCCCTCGACATTCTCCAGGACGCGGGGCTGGGCGACAGCGTGCACCGGGAGTCGGTGCGGATCGGCAGACTCAGCTACTTCTCCGAGCGCCGGCCCCTCGCGTCGTTCGCCTTGACGCGGGACACCGCCTGCCGGGTGCTGCCTCAACACGAGACCGAACGACTTCTCACCCGCCGACTGCACGAGCTGGGCGGCAAGATCGAGCGGTCCACCCGGCTGCTCGCGCTGGAGGGAGTGGACTTCTCCGACGCCCTCGCGGACGGCGGCGTGGTCACCGCCGTCGTGGAGGGCGCCGACGGTGTCGTACGGCGGATCGACGCCCCCTTCGTCGTCGGCGCGGACGGCGCGGGCAGCGCCGTCCGCGGCCAGTTGGGCATCGGCTTCGAGGGCAGCACCTACGGCATGGCGTTCGCCCTCGTCGACGCCCGTGTCGAAGGAGACCTCCCCACGGACGAATGCCTTTTCTACCAGTCCTCCGGCGGTGCCCTCGTGGTCGTCCCCATGCCCGACGGCGTCCACCGCTTCCTCTCCGTCATGCCCAGAGGCAAGGAGGAGGTCACGCTCGACCTGATGAGGGACATCGTCGACGAACGCGGGCCCCGAGGCGTACACCTGACGGAGGCGGTCTGGCAGGCGGTGTTCCGCGTGCACGCCCGGCACGCCACCAGGTTCCGCACGGGCAGGGTCTTCCTGGTGGGCGATGCCGGGCACGTGCACAGCCCGGCCGGTGGCCAGGGGATGAACAACGGCCTCCAGGACGCCCAGAACCTCGGGTGGAAGCTGGCCGCAGTGATTCGAGGCGAGTCCCCGCCCTCCCTGCTGGAGAGCTACGGAAGGGAACGCTCCGAGGCCACCCGACAGATCGTCCGCGACACCGACCTCCAGACGAGGGCCTGGGTGGCCGACAGCCCGATCAAGGTTCGGGCCAGGGATGCCGCCTTCCGGCTGTTCGAACGTACCGGAGTGGTCACACGGTTCTACACCCCCGTGATGGCCGGACGAAGACTCGCCTACCCGCCGACGCGGGAGAGTCAACGCCCCTCCGGGATCAGCCGCTGCGGACTGCGCGACCGAATCCCCGGTGGCCTCAAGCCGGGCGCGGTCTTTCCTCGAAGGACGGCGCTCGCCCACGCGGTCTCCGGCCCGAAAGCCGACCCCCACGCCTGGACCCTGGTCGTGGTCCCACCCGACGCGGCCTGGTCGAGGGAGATCGGGCACATCGCCCGGCGCTACGGAACGCTTCTTCGCACCGTCGTCCTCCCGCGGCGCGAGCTGCGCTCCGAAGGCGCCTGCTCCCGGCCCGGCTACCACCTGGTACGCCCGGACGGGCATCTCGCGGCCCACGGACACCAGGGCGATCTGGTGCGCTTGGAGCAGGAGTTGGAAGGAAGCCTGTGCCGGCGTCCGACCCACCGGGACGCGCGTGCCACCACGACGGCGACCATGCCGGGAACCGACCTGACACTAAACGCCGACGTCCCTCCCGACGAGTCACCACCACCCGTAGTCTCGGCGAGGTGA
- a CDS encoding MFS transporter, which translates to MPSSATGAVTPAPRHRPGLLLALLAFAQLIISIDYNIVYVALPEIGSDLGFSAQNLQWVISAYAVAFGGFLLLGGRACDLWGPRRMFILGLSLYGVSSLVGGLATTPELLVAARAVQGIGGAFLFPATLTLVSTKFAEGRERNRAFAVWGTAGGSGMIVGSLLGGVLTEALGWESVFFVNVPLALLAIACAVPLIAPDVLGDVRRRFDLAGALTATIGTTAVVFALVQGPESGWSSSTVLGSLLVGAVLLVSFVVVEQRSSDPLMPLRLLRNRNLSTGSAVTFLYMATFGTLLYFLTVYFQVVRGYSALETGLAFLVPMVAIAAGAQTAGRLATRYGIRAVMIASLVVGLVGTVIMGLTLATDTSYLALVPGMLVMGVGQGAGYTLMFGAATVGVDPMEQGIASGTASTTQQIGGAVGLAVLVAVANSGLEGLGGEALVAATTDGLRTAVFLAAVGIGLTVLVSLGLSKPEKKIVDSSPRTAPIAEDRETVGA; encoded by the coding sequence ATGCCGTCTTCGGCCACAGGCGCCGTCACCCCGGCGCCGCGCCACCGGCCGGGTCTCCTCCTGGCGCTGCTGGCGTTCGCCCAGCTGATCATCTCCATCGACTACAACATCGTGTACGTCGCCCTGCCCGAGATCGGCTCCGATCTCGGATTCTCCGCGCAGAACCTCCAGTGGGTGATCAGCGCCTACGCGGTCGCCTTCGGCGGGTTCCTTCTGCTCGGCGGACGCGCCTGCGACCTGTGGGGTCCGCGTCGGATGTTCATCCTCGGCTTGTCGCTGTACGGGGTCTCCTCCCTCGTCGGAGGGCTCGCCACGACACCCGAACTGCTCGTGGCCGCCCGCGCCGTCCAGGGCATCGGCGGCGCCTTCCTCTTCCCGGCCACCCTCACCCTGGTCTCCACCAAGTTCGCCGAGGGCCGCGAGCGCAACAGGGCCTTCGCCGTGTGGGGCACCGCCGGCGGGTCCGGGATGATCGTGGGCTCGCTGCTCGGCGGGGTGCTGACCGAGGCGCTGGGCTGGGAGTCGGTCTTCTTCGTCAACGTTCCCCTCGCGCTGCTCGCCATCGCGTGCGCCGTCCCGCTGATCGCCCCGGACGTCCTCGGCGACGTCCGACGCCGCTTCGACCTGGCCGGTGCCCTCACCGCCACGATCGGAACCACCGCCGTCGTCTTCGCTCTCGTCCAGGGGCCCGAGTCGGGCTGGAGCTCCTCGACCGTCCTGGGATCCCTCCTCGTCGGCGCGGTGTTGTTGGTGTCCTTCGTCGTCGTCGAGCAGCGCAGCAGTGACCCCCTGATGCCGCTCCGCCTGCTCCGCAACCGCAACCTGAGCACCGGCAGCGCCGTCACCTTCCTCTACATGGCCACCTTCGGCACCCTGTTGTACTTCCTCACCGTCTACTTCCAGGTGGTGCGAGGCTACAGCGCCCTGGAGACCGGACTCGCGTTCCTGGTTCCGATGGTCGCCATCGCCGCCGGTGCGCAGACCGCGGGGAGGCTGGCCACCAGGTACGGCATCCGCGCCGTCATGATCGCCAGCCTGGTCGTGGGACTGGTCGGCACGGTGATCATGGGCCTGACCCTCGCCACGGACACCTCCTACCTGGCACTCGTCCCGGGCATGCTCGTGATGGGCGTAGGCCAGGGCGCCGGCTACACGCTGATGTTCGGGGCCGCCACCGTCGGGGTCGACCCGATGGAGCAGGGCATCGCCTCCGGCACCGCCTCCACCACCCAGCAGATCGGCGGGGCGGTCGGTCTCGCCGTCCTGGTGGCCGTGGCCAACTCCGGTCTGGAGGGCCTGGGCGGCGAGGCGCTCGTGGCGGCCACCACGGACGGACTGCGAACCGCGGTCTTCCTCGCCGCCGTCGGGATCGGACTGACCGTTCTGGTCTCCCTCGGTCTGTCCAAGCCCGAGAAGAAGATCGTGGACAGCTCCCCCCGGACCGCCCCGATCGCCGAAGACCGGGAGACGGTCGGAGCCTGA
- a CDS encoding MFS transporter, producing the protein MSNSRVLEAPGRTAPLAATVVTVSLMGVLVVGQMYVTIPLMPRIADAWNVDTASAAVSTTAFALAHAVGSLLSGPLSDRWGRRTVMVGNVVAMAGVTALVPLASDLGTGVVLRSFQGLFAGSFIPMAYAYLHARVAERSVPLALTVVSACMGATVVVGQVQAQLLEATLGWTSVFWGTAPLLLAGAAVTWRVLLPDPPPPPSANRTAVRLDGVRGAFTARVVPLYLAILVGAGALTALYTGVQLYGPPEVGRDGSAMLALRSAALPALLVAVLLAPVLGRFRATRRAYGAFAVTLVAMIPAAAGGDRAVLLGAALFVFMLGFSTLGPALIQTVGGQAGAAQTTAIAVYGFTLNVGAGTGAQLAPLFSDFGSLAGALAAALAGAACCVLLSARHGRRDLTN; encoded by the coding sequence ATGTCGAACTCAAGGGTCCTGGAGGCTCCGGGGAGGACCGCCCCGCTGGCCGCGACCGTGGTCACCGTGTCCCTCATGGGCGTGCTCGTGGTCGGGCAGATGTACGTGACCATCCCCCTGATGCCGCGGATCGCCGACGCCTGGAACGTGGACACCGCCTCGGCGGCGGTGTCCACCACCGCCTTCGCCCTGGCGCACGCCGTCGGCTCGCTCCTCAGCGGACCGCTGTCCGACCGCTGGGGGCGACGCACCGTCATGGTCGGCAACGTCGTGGCCATGGCCGGCGTCACGGCCCTGGTGCCGCTCGCCTCCGACCTGGGCACCGGCGTCGTCCTGCGCTCCTTCCAAGGGCTGTTCGCCGGTTCCTTCATCCCGATGGCCTACGCCTACCTCCACGCCCGTGTCGCCGAGCGGAGCGTTCCCCTGGCCCTCACCGTGGTGTCCGCCTGTATGGGCGCCACCGTGGTCGTCGGACAGGTCCAGGCACAGTTGCTGGAGGCGACGCTCGGCTGGACCTCGGTTTTCTGGGGTACGGCGCCCCTGCTGTTGGCGGGTGCCGCGGTGACCTGGCGGGTGCTGCTGCCGGACCCGCCGCCCCCGCCCTCCGCGAACCGGACCGCCGTCCGACTCGACGGCGTGCGCGGCGCGTTCACCGCCCGAGTGGTGCCGCTCTACCTGGCCATCCTGGTCGGTGCCGGGGCGCTCACCGCGCTCTACACCGGGGTCCAGCTCTACGGACCGCCCGAGGTGGGGCGGGACGGCTCGGCCATGCTCGCCCTGCGTTCCGCGGCCCTGCCCGCCCTGCTCGTGGCCGTGCTGCTCGCCCCCGTCCTCGGGCGGTTCAGGGCCACGCGTCGCGCATACGGCGCCTTCGCCGTCACCCTCGTGGCGATGATCCCCGCCGCCGCCGGGGGAGACCGGGCGGTGCTCTTGGGAGCCGCCCTGTTCGTGTTCATGTTGGGGTTCTCCACCCTCGGCCCCGCCCTGATCCAGACCGTCGGCGGCCAAGCCGGCGCCGCCCAGACCACCGCCATAGCCGTCTATGGCTTCACCCTGAACGTGGGAGCCGGAACCGGCGCCCAACTGGCTCCACTCTTCAGCGACTTCGGCTCCCTGGCCGGTGCCCTGGCCGCGGCACTCGCCGGTGCCGCCTGCTGCGTCCTCCTCTCGGCGCGCCACGGCAGGAGAGACCTGACGAACTAG
- a CDS encoding NAD(P)H-dependent oxidoreductase, with product MTNVAVIYYSSTGSTHRLAVAAAEAAHEQGAEVRLRKVAEFAATGRAGASEHAAATADIPEATLEDLEWADAVLLGSPVHFGLAAPQLMRFINTTSTLSIPGRLLAKAVSAFASGSAEHGGQVTTILALHNAICHWGSVIVATGSTDPVLYEKDNGNPYGAGTVAGDRPGFVHEANTRAIAYQTRRTIEVAAALTTSATVPVPATVAH from the coding sequence ATGACCAACGTCGCCGTCATCTACTACTCCTCCACGGGATCGACCCACCGCCTGGCCGTTGCAGCCGCGGAGGCGGCCCACGAGCAGGGCGCCGAGGTCCGACTCCGCAAGGTCGCCGAGTTCGCCGCCACCGGGAGGGCGGGAGCGAGCGAGCACGCCGCCGCGACCGCGGACATCCCCGAGGCGACCCTGGAAGACCTGGAGTGGGCGGACGCCGTCCTGCTGGGCTCGCCGGTGCACTTCGGCCTGGCCGCCCCCCAACTCATGCGGTTCATCAACACCACGTCGACGCTGTCCATCCCCGGCAGGCTCCTGGCCAAGGCGGTCTCCGCCTTCGCCTCGGGATCAGCGGAGCACGGGGGCCAGGTGACCACCATCCTCGCCCTGCACAACGCGATCTGCCACTGGGGTTCCGTCATCGTCGCGACCGGGTCCACCGACCCCGTCCTCTACGAGAAGGACAACGGCAACCCCTACGGCGCCGGAACCGTCGCCGGCGACCGACCCGGGTTCGTCCACGAGGCGAACACTCGTGCCATCGCCTACCAGACCCGACGCACGATCGAGGTCGCCGCCGCCCTGACCACCTCCGCGACCGTGCCCGTGCCGGCCACAGTGGCCCATTGA
- a CDS encoding DUF4440 domain-containing protein: MAVSDPAQLPKAFVEAFNDRDLGSIDRLFEPDAVRVLTPGVVVTGDRRRQATSDFLALGLPIDISVRHVYVHDDIALIVGDFLIDGVGPDGEPVHVEGTATDVARRGADGLWRYAIDNPPGVERG, from the coding sequence ATGGCCGTCAGCGATCCCGCGCAGCTTCCGAAGGCCTTCGTCGAGGCGTTCAACGACCGGGACCTGGGCTCGATCGACCGGCTCTTCGAGCCCGACGCTGTCCGGGTCCTCACCCCCGGAGTGGTCGTCACGGGCGACAGACGCCGGCAGGCCACCAGCGACTTCCTCGCCCTGGGCCTCCCCATCGACATATCGGTCCGGCACGTCTACGTCCACGACGACATCGCCTTGATCGTCGGAGACTTCCTGATCGACGGCGTCGGGCCCGACGGCGAGCCGGTGCACGTCGAGGGCACCGCCACCGACGTCGCCCGCCGCGGAGCCGACGGCCTCTGGCGCTACGCGATCGACAACCCGCCGGGCGTCGAGCGCGGTTGA
- a CDS encoding NAD(P)H-dependent oxidoreductase, with product MTKVAIVYYSATGNIHKMAVAAAEAAEKAGAEVRLRRVAEITDEPLAPNYTEWSDANAEHVRASRDVEVASIDDLDWADAVVWGTPGRYGLPAGPLKHFIDQTFELHARRGLVNKAMSAFTSTGTQHGGQESTVLALSNVFYHWGAVIVPPGVTDDILLAPSNGNPYGVSATSGLQAIPGHLAQNVTDDNLAAVGYQTLRTLEVAAALRKGLPGA from the coding sequence ATGACCAAGGTCGCCATTGTCTACTACTCGGCAACCGGAAACATTCACAAGATGGCGGTCGCCGCGGCGGAGGCGGCCGAGAAGGCCGGTGCCGAGGTCCGTCTCCGCCGGGTCGCCGAGATCACCGACGAGCCCCTCGCACCCAACTACACCGAGTGGTCCGACGCCAACGCCGAGCACGTCCGCGCCAGTAGGGACGTCGAAGTGGCCTCGATCGACGATCTGGACTGGGCCGACGCCGTGGTCTGGGGCACGCCCGGCCGGTACGGCCTGCCGGCGGGGCCGCTCAAGCACTTCATCGACCAGACCTTCGAGCTGCACGCCCGCCGCGGCCTCGTGAACAAGGCCATGTCCGCCTTCACGTCGACGGGCACGCAGCACGGAGGACAGGAGTCCACCGTGCTGGCCCTCAGCAACGTCTTCTACCACTGGGGAGCCGTCATCGTGCCCCCGGGCGTCACCGACGACATCCTGTTGGCACCGAGCAACGGAAATCCCTACGGCGTGAGCGCCACCTCGGGACTCCAGGCCATCCCGGGCCACCTCGCGCAGAACGTCACCGACGACAACCTCGCCGCCGTCGGTTACCAGACCCTGCGGACCCTCGAAGTGGCCGCCGCCCTGCGCAAGGGGCTCCCCGGGGCATAG